TTGGTATTTTCATAAAACTTAATAACCCAGGAAACTACGAAAAACGTGGCAGCGTTGGTAGGAAACGCTCTAAGAAGAGTGGAATTTAGCCCATGCGTGAAGACTCTCCAGCCCTCTTGTTGGTAGCCTTTCACTGCGCAATCTAAAATGCCATTATACTGGCGTGGGCCAAAGATTCCGTCAGCTTGTAGTCTTGACTTCACCAAGTCCATCGGGTAAGATACCACCCAAGAAAAGGTACCTGCCAAGCCGCCAGCCAGCAGCAATCCACAGGTGTTAATGTTGTTTTCAGCGTCCGAAAAGAAACGGACAAGAACTTCGTATGCTCCAAAGCAAGCCGCAAATCCTGGCGCATCCCTGAGAACTGTGCATCCAAGGCCTCTAAAAATACCACGAGTGCCTTCCATACGGAATGATTTTACCAGGCAGTCCAATGGACTACTGTACGAGTATAACAGTTTAGTGGAATGAAGGAATCGTGTTTTGACTGCGCGTTGTCCCTGTAGCTGCATTCTAGTCTTAGCCAACTCCATTGGACTACATATAATACTTTGAACGGTCCCCGCCGCAGCTCCGGCAATCATATGACTCGTGATGGAATCAGGTTCGGAAAGAGACCGTTGCATGTTGCCTTGTACACCAAAAACGATAGCGTTGATAAAGGCAAGGCTACACATTGGAGAAGACATTCCCTTGTAGAGGCCACCCACCTAAAAAAGATAggatcagaaaaacaaaaatagttagtctacattgttaaaaaaattacaaaaaatacaagcATTAAGAATTCTCCCAAAACATTGgcctaaaaaacattttttcacgtaatcaatattttactattaCCAACAGCAATACTATTTACGtgtgtaattatttattgtagATAAGTCTCATTTTGGAAAATGGATTTCAAAATATTGGATACACAAGAACGGGAATACTATGTCCTCcggataaaaacataaaagaattaCATTAGCCAATGTTAATACGGAAAAAAAGTcagattaaaatactttattttccaaAAACTTAGTTTTTTAACAGTATGTTAATCAAATGCTAACAATACAGCGATTTAACGTACCGATTCGTTTTTAATTATAGAAGAAATACAATGGAAAGTTCCTCTGTAGAGAGGTTTACTAGCATCTTGTGTTTGAAGACGAACCTGGAACAATAAATAACCAATGATTAATATAAGTGCttgtaatgaaaacaacataatttataacattcGTTAGATCATACGAAATAAGttaaacaacaattattatttacGGAAAACATATACTTTCAcgttaaatatttactgtttattaaaaaatctaCTTTCTGTTGGattcttttcattttcaaatttaactATAGAACCTTGACCATCTGCAGAAAATGAAACTGACAAAATTAAACCAAAGAGTAATCATCGTATTAAAACTCTATTGCACATGAACTAGTTTCGGCATATTCATAATATGTTTTTGATTGAATTAgtttagagaaacaaacattatttaaaaaagtgGATTAATcttggtaaatatttatataatttcttctTACGCACATTCCTACGTCATCATTCAATTTTAAATACGTCTTGCTTAATAAAACAGGATTACGAAACGTTTTTCGTTCGTTACGATTATTTATACAACTATTTTACTGACGCTAACAGatctttaaacaaattaatcagTACAGTTGTATACAGATGTGATAAAACGAGATGACGAAAATATTCACAAATATCGTAATTCGAATATGTTAAAATATGCACGTCCTTGAACCAAGAGTGGATAGTCTATCCTTTGGATTTATAAGGAGAAAAGAAAAGGTCTTATTACATAAGACGACACGCaacaaaatatttccatatttatcAGCAATCTAGTTTatctaaatataaactttattttaatgtctCAGATGAAAATTGAGAAGCCAAGCTCAGCAAAAGTCCATGAACTTTAACCTCAGAGAACTGCTTAAACGCCAGGAGAATGTGGTGTATCAATttctaaataaagaaactttcGTTAAAGTTTTGATAAACACCGATATTTGAGAACAGCATTAGTGGGGATGTCATGACCCTGGAGTTCGTTTTGGAAAAGTAACATGATATAATGCTAATAACTTTGGTTGctttttttaaagcaaagtcGATTTgcgagatttttttttttttattttacccgCTTCGATCTTCAGCTTTATTTGGTTAGAATGAAgttgaatataaacattttaaaggatAGTTAGTATATGTACCATGCatagtttagtttttgttttagaatttcgcacaaagcaactcgagggctatctgtgctagccgtccctaatttagcagtgtaagactagagggaaggcagctagtcatcaccacccaccgccaactcttgggctactcttttaccaacgaaaagtgggattgaccgtaacattatgaaaTTTTAGTGCGAGTTTTCTTatcggctgggagggcgagcatgtttggcgcgacgcgggcgcgaccctCGACcctacgagtcgcgcgccttacgcgcttggccatgccgggccaccattCATAGTTCCATTACGGTTTTAAATGTATCGTAGTTATGATGTAAAGAACGAACGAAAACAGGGTGTGTATGTGTTTACATTTTGAGATTTAAAACAGATGAGAAAACTCACACtaaaatttcatttatgtaaacCTACTCCATCAAACAAGATAAGTCAATTCTTGCTATACCCCCGTAGATCAGAGGTAATTTActcatttacaacgctaaaatcaggggttggaatTACCGTAGCGGACGGAGTACATATAGATATTCGTTTTGCactcagaagaaaaaaatattcgtgtaaatatgaaatttcacAAGATATTGATTTATCTCGGATATATTTTTTAAGCATCACACAACATCCAATGACCACCTACTTACAAGTAAActcattaacatatttattaaaaaactaaCTACAAACAGTTTTCCCCCTTGCTTCTTCGGTAAAACGATATTCAGGCTTAATCTCTAGCCAGTTTGCAATGTCTACAAAACACCCTCTTAGTTTTCAACATTGTATAACCTCCaattcaaatttttgtaaaatatttctagttCGTCGTAACGTTATTGGAGGAGAATCACTAATAACTAATTATCAAAGTTAATCTTCCGTTATTTCATACgtataatatatattcaataGGCGAAAATGTAATTATGGTTTCATCAAACTGCCCTGAATGAAAGAAGTAcgatatttatataacatatgtCAACAGAAGTTATGCACAACCTGGTGATAatataagtatgaaaaaaaattagaaaatgaagCTTAccttcaaaataaatgttaattaaaccaaacagaaaattaaaagacgATTTTTAGTGTAGGTGCAAATCAAACTTAACATGCAACATAAATTACCTACTTATGCATTAGGTGTgcttataaaagtttgttttaaaatatgttaactgTCTTAATTACCTTGACAGTGTCAAGTGGATGGCCTACTAGAACTCCAGCACAACCTAGAAGAGAAAAACACTtccaataaatgtttgaaaaggtTAACTTAACAgtatataacaaaacaatgtatttattctCTTCCAGAGTTCCAGAAAAATAAAATCGTTTATTGGTTCCTCCCCAAAGCAAGAACTTAAAAACATGcgcaataataacaataagtcaTTATAGAACCAAAATAGCAATAAATGATTCAAACAGCTTTAAAGAAAAGTTGCTTAGATACAGCTGGAagccaaaaataaattataaaaatctgCATAGtaacattaagtttattttctgctgttgagactgaaaaaaatcGGCAGTGTAGAAAGATTTGTAACCGTATACTCCGCTTGGGTGATACCCTTTTCGCTAGGATAGTTGGCGAACTTCCAGATTTGATGCAATAAGGATATATCAGTCGCAAGTTGTTTTCAACAATGTGATACTGTTAGGTAATTCAGCAAAGACTAATAAAATCTGGCGATTAAAATATAGAAACCTGGAAAAACACTATAAGGGTCTGAAACATTAGGTAAACATGTCCTAGACCAAAAGTTTTaaggaaaatatttcttaaacagtAACTATCGGCAACATGAAAACATTATCTCATACTTggctatattttgtttattccaataaaagtataataatctGGAATTATCAATAACTTTTTCTAGTCTAGCGTTCTCAAAATATGGAGTAATGTCACTATGAACTAAGAAATATGAGAGCAAGAGAACTGGACATCAAAAAGTTTCTAGTTTGAAACCTATCACGTGCTCACTGTATAGGTCTTGCTGAATCTGCCGATATATCTTAcccatacaaaaataaaatattttaaaattttatcctaATTATTTACTGTAGTATATTAAggtattgaaaattatttaaataaatattaccgttttcaaaaaaagttttatgtaaGTTCTAATTTAATAGCAATTTATGACAGTAGTAAATAAAGAATGTTATTCAATggaaaaaatgttcataaaaaacacaaaaagttatATTATTGCAACAGCATTTCAGAACAGCCTTTTCATTCTAATCTAGTATCTGTCAAATACTAACCATTAACAATAAACTGATGACAATGATGTTAAGGGGACGGTTCTAGCTTTACGAATACGTACACTGgattaatatatatcaaattatgaGCGATTAACAGAAAACTAAAGCCGTTTCGGTAGAAAGAAGATAGAATAGGACAACAggttttaaatttctaatagaCTGCAACTGCctgttaaaaataagaaaaggagaGGAAGAAACCAAACCATCGTCTCCTTTTCTTTCTATTTGAACGAGCAGTTGTAGATAATAtaattagttttcaaaataaatgttatcagaCTGTAATGTTGAGGCTGAATTATGCAAATAGAATAATGAGAATTCATACAATATGAAATACTATCAAATGTTCAAACAGCACAAAATAAACTGCCTTTTGAATCATAAAACATCATCGAAACTTACCTCCTAAACAACCTGCTACGAAATCCAAAGCCATCGAAGACGTTACGTGTGGCcttttaagtttaaataattataatttaaagagaaaaatggAATGTAAGCTtggtttctttaaatttataaatataatttaaaattggaAATCTTGACTAAATAATAACGTGGAAGATCTGATCACGATAAGAATATATTCTTATAGCTCGTACCATTTGAACATTTCTGAAGAAAACTCAATAACTATGTTACACTTGTTCTATTATATCAGAACCTAAACATGATTTTCCAGCAGCAGTGATGTGAATATATGCTCCGTTTGCACAAATTTCTATTGGTCGAGTAAGGAGGAGCGCCATACAACGAAAAAGAACCGTGTGCAAAATAAAATCCGCCTTCAGTTTATTTTTAGACAGAACTTTTTATCAGTTGTATgtgaaattttgattttttgacGATAacgaacaaataattaataaaatagatgGTATTTTTGGATgaaatataatatactttaataaaggGGGAATTTTAATAACTGAAGTGCATACAGTTATGCATATTCTTGGATACAAAAGTTAGAAGAAATTATTTCACAATCCAGATACGTTGCCTCTAGGAATATTCACTACATACTTGTGTTCTTGAAATACTTATCATTAATatcgaacaacaacaaaaaatcattaaaattacgATCCAGTTTTTTATATGTCAAAGAAAATTTATCCCATAAATATCCGAAAAGCTGAACGATTTATCTTAATAAACAAGTATTTACATTCACATATTGGATGATGAGCGTGATATCTCACGCTCCAGTGTACACGTGGATGAATTTTTTCAGTGTGTACAAGGAAGCGTGcctttaaagttataaatagatacgaggcccggcatggccaagcgcgttaaggcgtgcgactcgtaatctgagggtcgcgggttcgcatccccgtcgagccaaacatgttcgccctttcagccgtgggtgtgtataatgtgacggtcaatcccactattcgttggtaaaagagtagcccaagagttggcggtgggtagtgatgactagctgccttgcctctagtcttacactgctaaattagggacgcctagcacagatagccctcgagtagctttgtgcgaaattccaaaacaaacaaacaagctttgtgcgaaattcaaaaaaacaaaaacaataaatagataCGAAAACAGgtgatataaaagtaaataaaaaggaATCTGTTGTTGAAGATGGTACTAATGTATCTATATACCGTcgtacaataatatttgttaataattactaTAATGATTTTTAATGTATATCTAAGAACcacaagtaaaaataatgttacGATATTTCAACTATACTACATATGCTGTATTTTGCACTGAGGAGGGCTTCTTCCAAAACCAGGGCTAAAAAGGAAGGCTGGAATACAACACACACTGCAGTGATCTATACGTTATATATATTCTCAAGACTGCtagttttgttaacctgaatatgatctaagaaggtcaaaacgtcgttctgtattttattttaattaaagattcaatacccataccagccgtcttgagaatacattatcACTTCAAGTAAGTTTTTCATCAAGAACTAcgatacatatatacattgtaaCTTTTCGTGAATAATAACGGTTATGGTGTGAACTAGATCACTTGATTAAATTGCAATTATAGTAAGTTTTACTCCCCGTAATGGAACCGAAAGCCACTTGTTTTAACCACTTGTACCACAGTTGTGTATCTTCTGTCTGTCAGCAAACACTAAAACGACGTCATATACGGGAGCTTAACTTTGCCATTTGTATCATCGCGACGTCATTAAAACGTGTGCATGTCATAAATCACAAGAACTACGCACTTTGCAGTCTACAACACTGCATGACTTAcgaatttcaaatacaaataaatatacttgttactcttaattttggttttattcacTCTTAAAACAGAACACATTTCTGGGGGGGGGGCTGtggaagtttggtttgtttttaatttcgcgcaaagctacacgagggctatctacgctaatcgtccctaatttcgcagtgtaagactagagggaaggaagctagtcatcaccacccaccgcctactcttgggctactcttttaccaacgaagagtgggactgaccgtaacattataacgcccccacggctgaaagggcgagcatatttggtgcgacggggattcgaatacgcgaccttcagattatgagtcgagtgtcttaaccacctggcgatgccaaGCCCCCCGTGGAAGCACATCTAGTTTTATATTGTGATTGAttccaaataaatattaaataacaacactTTGGAACACTATA
This genomic window from Tachypleus tridentatus isolate NWPU-2018 chromosome 10, ASM421037v1, whole genome shotgun sequence contains:
- the LOC143230998 gene encoding mitochondrial basic amino acids transporter-like isoform X3, which produces MSSPMCSLAFINAIVFGVQGNMQRSLSEPDSITSHMIAGAAAGTVQSIICSPMELAKTRMQLQGQRAVKTRFLHSTKLLYSYSSPLDCLVKSFRMEGTRGIFRGLGCTVLRDAPGFAACFGAYEVLVRFFSDAENNINTCGLLLAGGLAGTFSWVVSYPMDLVKSRLQADGIFGPRQYNGILDCAVKGYQQEGWRVFTHGLNSTLLRAFPTNAATFFVVSWVIKFYENTNFDFSVDKHVRASLWENKINHIACVDNYL
- the LOC143230998 gene encoding mitochondrial basic amino acids transporter-like isoform X2 is translated as MKRIQQKVRLQTQDASKPLYRGTFHCISSIIKNESVGGLYKGMSSPMCSLAFINAIVFGVQGNMQRSLSEPDSITSHMIAGAAAGTVQSIICSPMELAKTRMQLQGQRAVKTRFLHSTKLLYSYSSPLDCLVKSFRMEGTRGIFRGLGCTVLRDAPGFAACFGAYEVLVRFFSDAENNINTCGLLLAGGLAGTFSWVVSYPMDLVKSRLQADGIFGPRQYNGILDCAVKGYQQEGWRVFTHGLNSTLLRAFPTNAATFFVVSWVIKFYENTNFDFSVDKHVRASLWENKINHIACVDNYL
- the LOC143230998 gene encoding mitochondrial basic amino acids transporter-like isoform X1; translation: MALDFVAGCLGGCAGVLVGHPLDTVKVRLQTQDASKPLYRGTFHCISSIIKNESVGGLYKGMSSPMCSLAFINAIVFGVQGNMQRSLSEPDSITSHMIAGAAAGTVQSIICSPMELAKTRMQLQGQRAVKTRFLHSTKLLYSYSSPLDCLVKSFRMEGTRGIFRGLGCTVLRDAPGFAACFGAYEVLVRFFSDAENNINTCGLLLAGGLAGTFSWVVSYPMDLVKSRLQADGIFGPRQYNGILDCAVKGYQQEGWRVFTHGLNSTLLRAFPTNAATFFVVSWVIKFYENTNFDFSVDKHVRASLWENKINHIACVDNYL